The following coding sequences are from one Saccopteryx bilineata isolate mSacBil1 chromosome 3, mSacBil1_pri_phased_curated, whole genome shotgun sequence window:
- the RBP7 gene encoding retinoid-binding protein 7 — MPADLSGTWNLLSSDNFEGYMLALGIDFATRKIAKLLKPQKVIEQNGDSFTIHTYSSLRNYLVQFKVGEEFEEDTKGLDNRKCKSLVTWDNDRLTCVQKGEKKDRGWTHWIEGDKLHLEMFCEGQVCKQTFQRA; from the exons ATGCCCGCCGACCTCAGCGGCACCTGGAACCTTCTCAGCAGCGACAACTTCGAGGGCTACATGCTGGCCCTAG gGATTGACTTTGCCACTCGTAAGATAGCCAAGTTGCTGAAGCCACAGAAAGTGATTGAACAAAATGGGGATTCCTTTACCATCCACACATACAGTAGCCTGAGGAACTACCTGGTTCAGTTTAAAGTTGGAGAAGAATTTGAGGAAGACACCAAAGGCCTGGATAACAGAAAATGCAAG AGCTTGGTCACCTGGGACAATGACAGACTCACCTGTGTCcagaagggggaaaagaaggaCAGAGGCTGGACCCATTGGATTGAAGGTGACAAGCTGCACCTG GAAATGTTCTGTGAGGGCCAAGTGTGCAAGCAGACATTCCAGAGGGCCTGA